From Bradyrhizobium sp. NDS-1, the proteins below share one genomic window:
- the ccmB gene encoding heme exporter protein CcmB, protein MTALSALIRRDIRIALRVGGGALIGVLFFLTVVVLMPFAVGPDLALLSRLGPAILWLGALLASLLTLDRLFMADHEDGSLDLITMSRTPLELACAAKALAHWLAAGLPLIVATPVLGLLLNLDMVATGAVALTLLAGTPALTFTGMIGAALAVTLHRGGLLMAVLVLPLSIPVLIFGVAASQAVIVGPMTFGAPFSILCALSLVSLVVGPFAAAASLRHGLD, encoded by the coding sequence ATGACCGCCCTGTCCGCCCTCATTCGACGGGACATCCGGATCGCGCTCCGCGTTGGCGGCGGGGCACTGATCGGCGTCCTGTTCTTCCTGACCGTGGTGGTGCTGATGCCGTTCGCGGTCGGGCCGGATCTGGCGCTGCTGTCGCGGCTGGGGCCGGCCATTCTCTGGCTCGGCGCGCTGCTGGCGAGCCTGCTCACCCTCGACCGGCTATTCATGGCCGACCACGAGGACGGCTCGCTCGACCTGATCACGATGAGCCGGACGCCACTGGAACTCGCCTGCGCCGCCAAGGCGCTGGCGCATTGGCTGGCCGCCGGCCTGCCGCTGATTGTCGCAACCCCCGTGCTCGGCCTGCTGCTCAACCTCGACATGGTCGCGACCGGCGCGGTGGCGCTGACGCTGCTCGCAGGAACGCCGGCGCTGACCTTTACCGGCATGATCGGCGCGGCACTGGCGGTGACGCTGCACCGCGGCGGGCTGCTGATGGCCGTGCTGGTGCTGCCGCTGTCGATTCCCGTCCTGATTTTCGGCGTGGCGGCCTCACAGGCCGTCATCGTCGGCCCCATGACGTTCGGCGCGCCGTTCTCGATCCTGTGCGCGCTGTCCCTGGTCAGCCTCGTGGTCGGCCCCTTCGCAGCCGCAGCGAGCCTGCGGCATGGACTTGACTGA
- the ccmA gene encoding heme ABC exporter ATP-binding protein CcmA has product MQLSGQGVACVRGGREVFAGLDFAAMSGEAVAVVGRNGSGKTSLLRLIAGLLVPAGGTIALEGGDGELTLPEQCHYLGHRDALKPALSVAENLVFWADFLGGERLDAAESLAIVGLDHATHLPAGFLSAGQRRRLSLARLLTVRRPVWLLDEPTNALDVAGQDMFGGLMQEHLARGGMIVAATHAPLGIEARELRIGGVA; this is encoded by the coding sequence ATGCAGCTCTCCGGACAGGGGGTTGCCTGCGTGCGCGGCGGCCGCGAGGTGTTTGCCGGGCTCGATTTCGCGGCCATGTCGGGCGAGGCCGTGGCGGTCGTCGGCCGCAACGGATCGGGCAAGACCTCGCTGCTGCGGCTGATCGCGGGCCTGCTCGTTCCGGCCGGCGGGACGATCGCGCTGGAGGGCGGCGATGGCGAGCTGACGCTGCCCGAGCAGTGCCACTATCTCGGCCATCGCGATGCCTTGAAGCCGGCCCTCAGCGTGGCGGAAAATCTGGTATTCTGGGCCGATTTTCTCGGCGGCGAGCGCCTTGACGCGGCCGAGAGTCTCGCCATCGTCGGGCTCGACCATGCTACCCATCTGCCCGCCGGCTTCTTGTCCGCCGGCCAGCGCCGTCGACTGTCGCTGGCCCGCCTGTTGACCGTCCGCCGCCCGGTCTGGCTGCTGGACGAGCCGACCAATGCGCTCGACGTGGCCGGCCAGGACATGTTCGGCGGCCTGATGCAGGAGCATCTCGCCCGTGGCGGGATGATCGTGGCGGCGACTCATGCTCCACTCGGGATCGAGGCCCGGGAGCTGCGGATCGGGGGTGTGGCGTGA